From one Neovison vison isolate M4711 chromosome 1, ASM_NN_V1, whole genome shotgun sequence genomic stretch:
- the LOC122915546 gene encoding immunity-related GTPase family M protein 1-like has translation MKPSLKSCEVTPLLSDVIQPTHSLHTPLFASSTSDKPYNMGWSVLPKEVAINVEKALEGGKLLDVASVVKETLKTASSAPVNIAVTGDSGNGMSSFISALRVIGQEEDSAPTGVVRTTQTPTHYFSSHFPNVVLWDLPGIGADTQCLGNYLQEIQFSLYDLVIIIASEQFSMNLVKLAKVIRDLGKKFYIVWTKLDRDINTSAHLKERLMKNIQKNIQENLQKEGVCEPNIFLVSNFDPLLHDFPKLRSTLHRDISDTRYHGPLENLSHTYKKAINDKVITCRKKIASKTFDTLGIWNADDLEQSLMAYHLLFGIDDESLQQLAQSMGKSIEEYRALMRSQDLNTVLRGDWLFSCMNCNVVSCLCLILRCIPLLGGFVFNSLRKWKHRCLLEIVANDTKDILKKILTDSII, from the exons ATGAAGCCCTCCCTGAAGTCCTGTGAG GTCACTCCATTGCTCAGTGATGTGATACAGCCCACCCACTCTCTTCACACCCCATTATTTGCATCCTCCACCTCTGATAAGCCGTACAATATGGGCTGGAGTGTCCTACCTAAGGAGGTTGCCATAAATGTGGAAAAGGCCTTGGAAGGAGGGAAGTTGCTGGATGTAGCCTCTGTGGTCAAGGAGACCCTGAAGACAGCATCCAGTGCCCCAGTGAACATTGCAGTGACTGGGGACTCTGGCAATGGCATGTCCTCCTTCATTAGTGCACTGCGGGTAATTGGGCAGGAGGAGGACTCAGCTCCCACTGGGGTGGTGAGGACCACCCAGACTCCCACTCATTACTTTTCCTCCCACTTTCCCAATGTGGTGTTGTGGGACCTACCCGGAATAGGGGCAGATACCCAATGCCTGGGGAACTATCTGCAGGAGATACAGTTTAGTCTGTATGACCTTGTCATCATCATTGCATCAGAACAGTTCAGCATGAATCTCGTGAAGCTTGCAAAAGTCATCCGGGACCTGGGAAAGAAGTTCTATATAGTCTGGACCAAGCTGGACAGGGACATCAACACAAGTGCCCACTTGAAGGAACGACTCATGAAGAATATTCAGAAGAATATCCAGGAAAATCTCCAAAAAGAGGGAGTGTGTGAACCCAATATATTCCTGGTCTCTAACTTTGACCCCTTATTGCATGACTTCCCTAAGCTTAGGAGCACCTTGCACAGGGACATTTCTGACACCAGGTACCATGGTCCCCTAGAAAATCTCTCCCACACTTACAAGAAGGCCATTAATGACAAAGTGATCACTTGCAGGAAGAAAATAGCCTCAAAGACTTTTGACACCCTTGGTATCTGGAATGCAGATGATCTGGAGCAAAGTCTGATGGCCTACCACTTGCTCTTTGGTATAGATGATGAATCCCTCCAGCAGCTGGCTCAGAGTATGGGGAAGTCCATAGAGGAGTACAGGGCCCTTATGAGGTCTCAAGATCTAAATACTGTCCTCAGAGGGGACTGGCTATTTTCTTGCATGAATTGTAATGTAGTCTCTTGCCTGTGTTTAATTCTGAGATGTATCCCACTGTTAGGCGGCTTTGTTTTCAACTCCCTTAGAAAGTGGAAACACAGATGCCTCCTTGAAATAGTTGCCAACGACACCAAGGACATCCTGAAGAAAATCCTGACAGACTCCATCATCTGA